One genomic window of Fusarium fujikuroi IMI 58289 draft genome, chromosome FFUJ_chr01 includes the following:
- a CDS encoding related to subunit of the Arp2/3 complex ARC15, which translates to MSIIQQHTSATLGDAWRTINIDALNEDSSVNFDTSTLHPPQPEIDEAEVRQLSGQIRQLLRGGDAEGALRGSLETPVYNGTDAAKDAHLHTIIEVLQSIKASDMSPLLKSIYGSEGGSECLDVLMKYIYKGMATVHPGTASRSPNKVTPQSTGGFSQIAGRPGSNEPATAAMSVLLSWHEKVVEVAGLGCIGRTMTDWRKV; encoded by the exons ATGTCAATTATCCAGCAGCATACGAGCGCGACGCTCGGTGACGCATGGCgcaccatcaacatcgacgcCCTGAACGAAGACTCCAGCGTCAACTTCGACACCTCGACTCTGCATCCCCCACAGCCCGAGATCGACGAGGCGGAAGTGCGCCAGCTTTCTGGGCAGATTAGGCAGCTTCTGAGAGGCGGTGATGCGGAGGGAGCTTTGAGGGGCAGCTTGGAGACGCCAGTATATAACGGAACGGACGCAGCCAAG GACGCTCACCTGCACACTATCATTGAGGTTCTCCAGTCGATTAAGGCAAGCGACATGTCTCCCTTACTGAAGAGCATCTATGGATCTGAGGGCGGTTCTGAATGCCTGGATGTCCTGATGAAGTATAT CTACAAAGGAATGGCTACGGTTCACCCTGGAACAGCTTCTCGATCACCAAACAAGGTTACACCTCAATCGACGGGAGGTTTCAGCCAAATCGCCGGGCGACCTGGCTCGAATGAGCCCGCCACTGCAGCTATGAGTGTGCTCCTGAGCTGGCACGAGAAGGTCGTTGAAGTCGCTGGTCTGGGATGTATCGGCCGAACAATGACCGACTGGCGGAAGGTTTAG
- a CDS encoding probable methyltransferase, with the protein MSSCTVSRLAMRCSRQTLSQPASLYRHISNQRFYAVQAAGAPRFQVFNRHTKWLQKERAGTNSEQSREADYLKDEVAIRVSERLLDIKRRFPRVLDLGANSCNIARALAQENPDPDPNTPESPPLATRIDELVAADSSHSLLHRDADHEFNNKLNITRTVVDDEETIPFEPASFDLVMSSLSLHWINDLPGILTQINNVLKPDSPFIGAMLGGDTLFELRTSLQLAETERRGGMSPRVSPLADVKDIGGLLQKAGFKMLTVDIDDIIVDYPDTFALMQDLQAMGEGNAVLGREMGAISRDVLLAGDAIYKELHGNPDGSIPATFRIIYMIGWREGENQPQPLARGSGDINLKDVLEQK; encoded by the exons GTCACAGCCAGCCAGTCTCTATCGTCACATCTCAAATCAACGGTTTTATGCTGTTCAAGCTGCTGGAGCCCCTCGTTTCCAAGTTTTCAATCGTCACACAAAATGGCTACAAAAGGAACGAGCTGGTACCAACTCTGAACAAAGCCGGGAAGCTGATTACctcaaggatgaggttgCAATACGAGTATCAGAAAGACTTCTA GACATCAAACGCAGATTTCCTCGAGTGTTGGATCTCGGCGCAAATTCATGCAACATCGCACGAGCTTTGGCCCAGGAGAATCCTGATCCTGACCCTAACACACCTGAGTCGCCGCCACTGGCGACTCGTATTGACGAATTGGTTGCTGCTGATTCATCTCATTCACTGCTTCACCGTGATGCTGATCATGAGTTCAACAATAAGCTTAACATCACTCGAACGGTTGtggacgatgaagaaacGATCCCTTTCGAACCTGCTTCATTTGACCTAGTGATGAGCTCATTGAGTCTCCATTGGATCAACGATCTACCCGGTATCCTCACTCAGATCAACAATGTCCTCAAGCCTGACTCTCCTTTCATCGGCGCTATGCTTGGCGGAGACACACTATTCGAGTTGAGAACGTCACTGCAGCTGGCAGAGACAGAAAGACGAGGTGGCATGTCTCCTCGTGTCTCTCCTTTGGCTGATGTCAAAGATATAGGTGGTCTGCTTCAGAAAGCTGGCTTCAAGATGTTGActgttgatatcgatgatATTATCGTTGATTACCCTGACACATTTGCTTTGATGCAGGATCTTCAGGCCATGGGCGAGGGTAACGCTGTCCTCGGAAGGGAGATGGGTGCCATTTCCCGCGATGTTCTCCTCGCTGGCGATGCCATCTATAAGGAACTTCACGGTAACCCAGATGGATCCATTCCCGCAACTTTCAGAATCATATACATGATCGGATGGCGCGAAGGTGAAAACCAGCCACAACCTCTGGCCAGAGGAAGTGGTGACATAAACTTGAAAGATGTCTTGGAGCAAAAATAG